A region of the Synechococcus sp. PCC 7502 genome:
ATCCCGTGGACAAGTGGGAACTGTGGTTGAAGTCTTAGGAAATGGTAAGGCTTTTGAAGTTGAGTTTAGCGATCGCTCTGGTCGAACCTACGAATCAGTTGGATTAACCCCAAATCAGATCATGGTCTTGCATTTTGAACCGATAATTAGTGAAATAAGTCCAGTAATGGTTTAGTTATGTTGTAGGTATTTTTATCTGAGGGTATTAGGGGGAAGCTTATGTCATCACCAGCAATTACGACTGTAGTTAAAATCATGGAATCTTGACCAATTGAGGTGCAAGATAGTGTTGCCGAGCATCTAAAAACATATATTGACGAGCTTCAAGATGAAACCAAATGGAATAAATCCTTTCAACGAACTCAATCAGGTTTGATCGCTGCGGCAAAAAAGGCTAAACAAGAAATAGCAGCAGGTAAGGCTACCACAATGAACTACGAGTCAAATGTACTTCCATCTTTTTGGGCAGAGTATCAAAATTAGAAGGTGATACTGTGACATGGTTTTGGATTGGTAGCCATGATAATTATGAGAACTTCTTTGGCTAAAGTACTCCCCATAAAACTACTTGATGTGGTGATTTTAGCGATCGCTTTACCAGAATATAATCTAGCTCGTGGACAAGTGGGAACTGTGGCTGAAGCCGTAGGAAATGGTAAGGCTTTTGAAGTTGAGTTTAGCGATAAGGACTGTACGTTTACCAGTTTCATTTTAGAAATAATCAGTGTTGGCATCCAAAAACTCTATGGCTTTTATTTCAGGTCAAGTTCAGCGATCGCCTCTAAACTCTGGTCATAACCCGATTGATTACCTTGCTGTTCATAGAGGGTGGGAGCTTTTTGATAATTACTTTTTTAAATTTCGTCTGCATCAAATTCTTCGTCTTCAACAATATCTGGTACTGCCTTAGTTGCGGAAACCACAGCACCCATTGCCAATTTTTCTTTGACTAGGGTTTCAATTTCCTTAAACAATTCAGGATTGTCCTCTAGGTGCTTTAGCACTTTTTCTCGACCTTGGGCGACATTTTCTCCTGCATAGCTATACCATGCCCCTTTGCGAGTCAGAATTTCAATTTCTTCGGCAACATCCAGTAAGCATCCCGCCACAGAAATCCCTTTACCGAAAATAATATCAAACTCAGCAATGCGAAACGGGGGGGCAACCTTGTTTTTTACAACTTTGACTTTGACCCGATTACCATAGTCCTCGGTTCCTTTTTTCAGGGTTTCCTGCTTGCGAATATCCAGACGCACAGACGCATAAAACTTCAGAGCAGTACCACCAGTAGTTACTTCGGGTGAGCCATAGACCACACCGATTTTTTGCCGTAGTTGATTTAAAAAGATCACCGTACAGTTGGAGCGTCCAATATTACCCGTGATTTTACGCAGTGCTTGGCTCATTAATCTTGCCTGTAGTCCCATGTGCGAGTCACCCATTTCTCCTTCGATTTCCGCGCGGGGAACAAGTGCCGCCACAGAATCGATCACCACAATATCCACTGCCATTGATCGCACTAATTGATCGACAATTTCCAGTGCCATTTCGCCCGTATCTGGTTGGGATATGAGTAAATTATCAATATCTACGCCTAATTTTGCCGAATAGTGGGGATCGAGAGCATGTTCAGCATCCACAAAGGCAGCCGTTCCTCCTTGTTTTTGAATTTCGGCGATCGCATGGAGTGCTAGGGTAGTTTTACCCGAACTTTCAGGTCCATAAATTTCAATGACTCGACCCTTGGGTAAGCCGCCACCTAATGCTAAGTCTAGGGTTAACGCCCCTGTGGAGATAGTTTCAACCTTCATGCCCGTGGCTGCGCCTAGCTTCATAATTGCGCCTTTGCCATGACTTTTTTCAATTTGTCCTAGGACTAAATCTAAGGCTTTTTGTTTTTCAGCGTTATCAACGGGAGCTTTAGGGGCTGGCTGGCTAGCGGATTTTGATTTAGGAGGCATGGGAATCTTAAGCTTTTTAGATACGATACATAATACTCTAGTGCAGGAAATATGGCAGATCATACCCAAGAATTACGACGGTTAATGCAAGTAGTGGGCATCTCAAGTTTTAGGAGTCTAGGTAGTCATTCGCAAGTCAGCTTAAATGCGATCGCTAAATTGCGTAAAGGGCAAGCAGATTTAATTAGTTATAAAGACTTAGCCAGTTTAAGTAAGAGTTTAAAAATTTCCTTGGAGGATTTAGTGAGTAAATTCAGTCAAATTCAGCCTATATCTCCCAATCAAGTAACTGAATTAACCAAATCAGATAAATTAGAGGTTCAGCAAGAGGTAGTAGCCAAATTAGAATCCATGCTGTTGCAATTACCCACAGCTGCCTATGCCATTACCAAAAATCCCGATCTTCCTGCTCGGAACCTGTTAGCGTTATTTCGTCCCTTGGAAAATTTATTACGGGATTGGGGCATCGAGGCGATCGCGGCCGTGGGCATAGAGATAGAATATAATCCTCAGCTCCATCAACCTATGGATGGCTCGGAATCAGTGCAAGCGGGCGATCGGGTTTTGGTGCGTTATACAGGTTATAGGTGGGGCGATCGGCTATTGTATAGAGCTAGAGTGAGCAGAATTACTCCTAATCCTTAAGGTTGATCTGAATTTATATTTCTGGCAAACTTTTGTTCAAGATGAAATTTTTAAGAGTGCATCAAAATAAATTTGACCATATCAAACCAGATAAACTTAACTATCGAAGTCAATTAATTATTTCCCTAGGAGCTTTTAGGTGTTGAGTTGGATACTAGAACCAATTAGTTATCAGTTCATGCAAAATGCTTTAACGATTGGGGTTTTAATTGGGATTTTATGCCCTGTGGTCGGAACTTACCTGATTGTGCAGAGAATGTCATTGTTAGGTGATGTCATGGCTCATTCTGTGTTGCCGGGGTTGGCAGTGGCTTTTTATTGGAAGATTAATATTCTGGTCGGTGCATTTGTGTCGGGCATGATTAGTGCGGTGTTGATTGCTTGGCTGCGATCGCAAACTAGAGTCAAAGTCGATGCAATTATGGCATTAATGTTTAGTAGTTTTTTTGCTCTGGGCATTCTATTAATTACCCTTCTCCGTAATCGCTTAGATTTAGATAGTTTTTTATTTGGTGATATTTTAAGTGTGACCCGTGAGGATGTATGGCGTACAGGAATTATTACTGTAATTGTCTTGATTTTGGTTAAGCTAACCTACAAGGAAATGTTGTTTTATACCTTTGATCCAATTGGAGCTAAAGCCGTAGGGCTGCCCGTGGATTTAATTTATTTAGGGCTGATGGCAGCAGTAACAATGACAATTATTGCCAGTATGCAGACTGTTGGTGTCGTTTTAGTGGTATCAATGCTGATTGGTCCAGGGATATCGGCTTACTTAGTGGTCAAAGAGTTGTACGGCATGATGCGGTTAGGGGCAGTATTTGGGGTGGCAGCAGCAGTGGGGGGAATGTATGTTAGCTACTACTTAAATGTGCCATCGGGAGCAGCGATCGTCTTGTTTAATCTGGCTATTTTTTTAGTAACCTTATTTCTTACCAGTGATTTCAAAAAATTGATCCGAAAATTTGCACCAGAAAATTCATAAATGTATAGCTAAGTAAATTTAATTAACTCCCGAAGTTAGGACTAGATTCAGCTTAAGTTTAATTAAATCCAGTTGTGCCAAACCCAAATTCACTTCACCTTGGATGACTATGCCAGTATTAATAAGGCGATCGAGTAACTCTAAAATTGAGGCATCGCTACTGGGTTGATCGGGGTAGTAAGCACCCTTAGCGGGTAGGAGTTTCCCAGCTTCACCTAAATCTAAATTTAAGTCTTCAGGATTGATTTCCAAAACTTCACACAGGGTTAAAATCTGTTGTTCTAGTGCCTGCAAACTGTTGGCGGCTCGCTCGATTTCTGTTTCTGTCAGTTCTCCTGAGTCCATGCGCCGAATTACTTGAGCCTCCATAAGCTGACGTAGGAGTTCCACAACTGTCATGACTAGGGGAGCTAGACCAGATTTATTGGGCTTGATCGGCAGATTTTCAGTCACAAGTTCCTAGTTAAAAAATCTAGTTAAAAAATAAATTAATCACAAAAGTGATAGGGCGGTAATGGCTTACTTAACTCTAACTGCCAATGGGAATGCTGTAACTGCCATTTTGAAATTAAGATTTGTAGTTCCGTAATTTGCAGAGAATTTGCCAGAAAATATACTCTTAAAAATTCCCCTGACTGCGGGGTAGTCACTTGATGTTGGACTGGTAATATCGAAATTAAAGCTTCACATTCCTGTTGTTGTTGCGATCGCTTTGTTTGCTCAGCAAAAAATTTAGTGCGTTTAGCTAAAAGATAATCTTTACCTTTAAGGTTTTGAGTTGATTCTAGTTGAGATTTTGGAGTTTGAGATTCCCTAACTATGGCAGTCATGGTCAAAAGATATTCAGCGTATCCCTTTAGTTTTTGTAGTTTGCTTAATAGTTGCTCTTGTTCAGATTGTAAATATGCTTCTAAACCTGCTTGAGACTTAAAAACCGTACCAAAGCGTAGGGGTAAAAGGGTCTGTTCCCTAAAAAGCTCATAAATCAGGCGATCATGATCAAGGACAGCTTGAATCAGAATTTCCTCACCACTGGATTTTAAGAGTTCCATATCGACATCTTTGATCACTGCCATTACTAATTGCCCGACTTGGATATATTCGATTAATTTTCCTGTTAAACCTATAGGCTGAGTTTTGGGAATAGGACTAGCTAAGATGGAGATCGCATAAATCATGGTTTGCGCTTAAGTTCTTAGGGCAGGTTTAAACCAATACTTCTATGAAAATCCGCTTGGACATTAGCCGTAAGCTTGCGAGAAATTTGTCTAACCAGTTGCCCAAGGATGGCATCGCCAGTTCTTTCAATTAAAGGCTTAGGCATAATTTTAATAAAATCTGGAAAATGTAAAGTTACAGTTAACTCCAGTTGCCATTCCACACTGGTTAAATCTCTGGCTTTTGGAGGTAAATTTAGATTGGGATTATCGCCCTTGGGTAGCAGTTCTAGGACCGCTCGAAAATCCACCTCATAGCCTTGGGCGGGATAGTTAGGAATAGGAATTGTCTCAATTTTATATTTTTCTTCCTCTTCAGGTAATAGGTGCAAGCCAATTTTAGGCTCTAGGAAAAACCCTAAGGCACCAACTTTACCAATAGTCAGGGCATAGCCATTATTGCCCAAGGGATCGACTTTCATGGGACTGGCACAACGGCGAAACCAACCTTGATGGGTATTCAGATAAGTTTTAATGGTCTGGCGATCGCTATACAAGTCCATATATCCCAAGAAAC
Encoded here:
- a CDS encoding nucleotide exchange factor GrpE; the encoded protein is MADHTQELRRLMQVVGISSFRSLGSHSQVSLNAIAKLRKGQADLISYKDLASLSKSLKISLEDLVSKFSQIQPISPNQVTELTKSDKLEVQQEVVAKLESMLLQLPTAAYAITKNPDLPARNLLALFRPLENLLRDWGIEAIAAVGIEIEYNPQLHQPMDGSESVQAGDRVLVRYTGYRWGDRLLYRARVSRITPNP
- a CDS encoding metal ABC transporter permease gives rise to the protein MQNALTIGVLIGILCPVVGTYLIVQRMSLLGDVMAHSVLPGLAVAFYWKINILVGAFVSGMISAVLIAWLRSQTRVKVDAIMALMFSSFFALGILLITLLRNRLDLDSFLFGDILSVTREDVWRTGIITVIVLILVKLTYKEMLFYTFDPIGAKAVGLPVDLIYLGLMAAVTMTIIASMQTVGVVLVVSMLIGPGISAYLVVKELYGMMRLGAVFGVAAAVGGMYVSYYLNVPSGAAIVLFNLAIFLVTLFLTSDFKKLIRKFAPENS
- a CDS encoding GvpL/GvpF family gas vesicle protein, which encodes MIYAISILASPIPKTQPIGLTGKLIEYIQVGQLVMAVIKDVDMELLKSSGEEILIQAVLDHDRLIYELFREQTLLPLRFGTVFKSQAGLEAYLQSEQEQLLSKLQKLKGYAEYLLTMTAIVRESQTPKSQLESTQNLKGKDYLLAKRTKFFAEQTKRSQQQQECEALISILPVQHQVTTPQSGEFLRVYFLANSLQITELQILISKWQLQHSHWQLELSKPLPPYHFCD
- a CDS encoding DUF1997 domain-containing protein — protein: MPSNSSEQPNPKIKANSEIEDISFDDIAELPDEDYDLEDDENPAPKPKKAEPAPQKKSTKPQDRPLGEFRNSFLGYMDLYSDRQTIKTYLNTHQGWFRRCASPMKVDPLGNNGYALTIGKVGALGFFLEPKIGLHLLPEEEEKYKIETIPIPNYPAQGYEVDFRAVLELLPKGDNPNLNLPPKARDLTSVEWQLELTVTLHFPDFIKIMPKPLIERTGDAILGQLVRQISRKLTANVQADFHRSIGLNLP
- a CDS encoding gas vesicle protein K, which translates into the protein MTENLPIKPNKSGLAPLVMTVVELLRQLMEAQVIRRMDSGELTETEIERAANSLQALEQQILTLCEVLEINPEDLNLDLGEAGKLLPAKGAYYPDQPSSDASILELLDRLINTGIVIQGEVNLGLAQLDLIKLKLNLVLTSGVN
- the recA gene encoding recombinase RecA codes for the protein MPPKSKSASQPAPKAPVDNAEKQKALDLVLGQIEKSHGKGAIMKLGAATGMKVETISTGALTLDLALGGGLPKGRVIEIYGPESSGKTTLALHAIAEIQKQGGTAAFVDAEHALDPHYSAKLGVDIDNLLISQPDTGEMALEIVDQLVRSMAVDIVVIDSVAALVPRAEIEGEMGDSHMGLQARLMSQALRKITGNIGRSNCTVIFLNQLRQKIGVVYGSPEVTTGGTALKFYASVRLDIRKQETLKKGTEDYGNRVKVKVVKNKVAPPFRIAEFDIIFGKGISVAGCLLDVAEEIEILTRKGAWYSYAGENVAQGREKVLKHLEDNPELFKEIETLVKEKLAMGAVVSATKAVPDIVEDEEFDADEI
- a CDS encoding DUF4926 domain-containing protein encodes the protein MAKVLPIKLLDVVILAIALPEYNLARGQVGTVAEAVGNGKAFEVEFSDKDCTFTSFILEIISVGIQKLYGFYFRSSSAIASKLWS
- a CDS encoding DUF4926 domain-containing protein, translated to MTTNTIKLLDVVTLTTDLPEYNLSRGQVGTVVEVLGNGKAFEVEFSDRSGRTYESVGLTPNQIMVLHFEPIISEISPVMV